A genomic segment from Deltaproteobacteria bacterium encodes:
- a CDS encoding family 1 glycosylhydrolase, with the protein MKKYSFVIAALLLSIFGISLISCSSSSNTKTFPKGFLWGVSTAAEQSEGGITNNDWYVWEQMGKTPPVGLADNFYNLYAQDFTNAQAMHMNAFRLTFEWSRIEPHAPSVIGMPLNKGDVDMAEVRHYQEVINSLEAHGLTPVVTLTHYTLPIWVDDPQDLAANNYTRSTTSLAGWTNTLTAYAFENYAGFMAQQFSTTVTYLLTENEPMVDVLVGYVLDEYPPGFPINLNLTTTTMPFSTSAVDVARNMILGHVLAYKAIHAAEPNAMVSIAKNSIFTTPAPNVAGSTEAANAFDHAYNLTYLNAVTKGVFDKGLTGTTFTETHTDWANTIDFIGVNYYANDYVIPAPGILAPINAIPCDQTLNAYLPGVLTSMGCPYTTESNGTRVLLNPSETQGFTNMLVEYTNLYHLPMLITENGSGSGDPIAKTAYIVQNIMAVKNAINHGSDILGYMYWTMDYDYEWTSGYAQNFGLFTVDDFTRCTVPACGGWSPTTGTDFTRTAVQPAVDVYSAIAAGNSISPSIIDQYGH; encoded by the coding sequence ATGAAAAAGTATTCATTTGTTATTGCAGCTTTGCTCCTGTCTATTTTTGGCATTTCCCTGATATCCTGCTCGAGCAGCAGCAACACGAAAACTTTTCCAAAGGGATTTTTATGGGGCGTGTCAACGGCGGCGGAGCAGAGCGAGGGCGGGATTACAAACAATGACTGGTATGTATGGGAGCAGATGGGCAAAACACCGCCTGTTGGGCTTGCTGATAATTTTTATAACCTTTACGCACAGGATTTTACCAATGCGCAGGCAATGCACATGAACGCATTCAGGCTTACCTTCGAGTGGTCAAGGATTGAGCCACATGCACCTTCAGTTATAGGAATGCCTTTAAATAAAGGTGATGTTGATATGGCAGAGGTCCGTCACTATCAGGAGGTAATAAACTCTTTAGAGGCCCATGGGCTTACACCCGTTGTTACACTGACACATTATACGTTACCAATATGGGTGGATGATCCGCAAGACCTTGCGGCCAACAACTATACCCGGAGTACAACAAGCCTTGCAGGCTGGACCAATACACTTACTGCTTATGCATTTGAAAACTATGCCGGCTTTATGGCACAGCAGTTTTCAACAACAGTAACATACTTGCTTACAGAGAATGAGCCTATGGTTGATGTGCTTGTTGGTTATGTTCTTGATGAATATCCTCCTGGATTTCCAATAAATTTAAATCTAACTACAACAACAATGCCATTTTCCACAAGTGCGGTTGATGTTGCAAGAAACATGATTCTCGGGCATGTACTCGCATACAAGGCAATCCATGCAGCAGAACCAAATGCAATGGTAAGTATTGCAAAGAATTCTATCTTTACAACACCGGCACCAAACGTGGCCGGTTCTACTGAGGCTGCAAATGCCTTTGATCATGCTTATAATCTAACCTATCTCAATGCCGTTACGAAAGGTGTTTTTGATAAAGGCTTAACAGGCACAACATTCACAGAAACGCATACTGACTGGGCGAATACCATAGATTTTATCGGTGTAAATTACTATGCAAATGATTATGTAATACCTGCCCCAGGCATACTCGCGCCTATAAATGCTATCCCCTGCGATCAGACACTTAATGCTTATTTACCCGGGGTGCTCACATCAATGGGTTGCCCGTATACAACCGAGTCAAACGGAACAAGAGTGCTCCTTAATCCATCCGAGACACAAGGGTTTACTAATATGCTTGTAGAATATACAAACCTCTATCACCTGCCCATGCTGATAACAGAAAACGGCTCGGGTTCAGGAGATCCTATCGCAAAAACAGCATACATTGTGCAGAACATTATGGCTGTGAAGAACGCCATAAACCATGGGTCAGATATACTTGGTTATATGTACTGGACAATGGACTATGATTATGAATGGACATCCGGCTATGCCCAAAATTTTGGTTTGTTTACTGTTGATGATTTTACAAGATGCACTGTACCGGCGTGCGGTGGTTGGAGCCCGACTACAGGGACGGATTTTACAAGAACAGCTGTCCAGCCCGCGGTTGATGTTTATTCTGCGATAGCCGCAGGTAACAGTATAAGCCCTTCAATTATTGATCAATATGGACACTGA
- a CDS encoding long-chain fatty acid--CoA ligase — protein sequence MDYRSIPEMYYKQADRNKGRVIIKHKKDGKWFDITWDQNRELTEALACGLIKLGIKPQEKVCILSENRNEWYVSDIAIQSAGAVTVPVYATNTPDQVAYIVNDSDAVAIIISTAQQYNKIKTKRNEMPNLKYVISMDKLNNENGIMWFYDVTASGRSNELKDGLDKILNAINPQDLATIIYTSGTTGDPKGVMLTQGNLLSITDASYDAFKDELTDEVMLSFLPLSHGYARIADFYVPLYHAKGIQAIAESIDKIADNLKEIHPTMFVSVPRVYEKVYGRIISQVEADKPIKKKIFYWAISVGRKAAPYLMESKSLPLSLAFQYQFANILVFKKIKQAVGGRLKFAIAGGAPLSKELGEFFFALGIKIIEGYGLTETSAIFMANPPKKIKFGTVGKPFKGYELRIASDGEILLKGSNVMKGYYKKPEATKEILDKDGWLYSGDIGFVDSEGYLHITDRKKDLIVTAGGKNIAPQPIENKLKMNKYIDEAVMIGDKRPYCVALIVPSFEMLEDAAKKEGIAYNDKEDLIGKPRINELISAAIEDVNKGLARFETIKKFILIPQLFSQESGELTPTIKVKRSAVEKKYKDVIEELYRA from the coding sequence ATGGATTACAGATCAATACCTGAAATGTATTATAAGCAAGCGGATAGAAACAAAGGCAGGGTTATTATAAAACATAAAAAGGACGGCAAATGGTTTGATATTACATGGGATCAAAATAGAGAACTTACTGAGGCACTTGCGTGTGGATTAATAAAACTCGGGATAAAACCTCAGGAAAAGGTATGCATCTTATCAGAGAATCGTAATGAGTGGTACGTTAGCGATATTGCCATACAGAGTGCTGGTGCTGTTACCGTACCTGTTTATGCCACCAATACCCCTGACCAGGTTGCTTATATTGTTAATGACTCAGATGCTGTTGCAATAATAATTTCTACTGCACAACAGTATAATAAGATAAAAACAAAAAGAAATGAAATGCCCAATTTAAAGTATGTTATATCTATGGACAAGCTTAACAATGAAAACGGAATAATGTGGTTTTATGATGTCACAGCTTCAGGACGGTCAAACGAGTTAAAAGATGGATTAGATAAAATACTTAATGCCATAAATCCTCAAGATCTCGCAACCATCATTTATACATCAGGCACAACGGGTGATCCAAAGGGTGTTATGCTTACTCAGGGTAATCTTCTTTCAATTACGGATGCTTCTTATGATGCATTTAAAGATGAGCTTACGGATGAAGTGATGCTTTCATTCCTTCCTCTAAGCCACGGCTATGCAAGGATAGCTGATTTTTATGTACCGCTCTACCATGCCAAAGGTATCCAGGCTATAGCAGAAAGCATAGATAAGATAGCCGATAATTTGAAGGAAATACATCCAACAATGTTTGTATCCGTACCGCGGGTATATGAGAAGGTTTATGGAAGAATCATATCACAGGTTGAGGCAGACAAACCTATAAAAAAGAAGATATTTTATTGGGCAATATCGGTAGGCAGGAAGGCTGCTCCATATCTTATGGAAAGCAAGTCATTACCTCTGTCGTTAGCTTTCCAGTATCAGTTTGCGAATATCCTTGTATTTAAAAAAATTAAACAGGCCGTCGGCGGCAGACTTAAGTTCGCGATAGCAGGCGGTGCACCTCTTTCAAAAGAGCTTGGTGAATTTTTCTTTGCACTTGGCATAAAGATCATAGAAGGATATGGACTTACAGAAACAAGCGCTATTTTTATGGCAAATCCGCCAAAAAAAATAAAGTTTGGAACCGTAGGAAAGCCATTCAAAGGATATGAACTGAGAATAGCCTCTGACGGAGAAATCCTGTTAAAAGGATCAAACGTAATGAAAGGCTATTATAAGAAACCGGAAGCTACAAAAGAGATTCTTGATAAAGATGGATGGCTATATTCCGGGGATATCGGTTTTGTTGATAGTGAGGGATATTTACATATTACAGACAGAAAGAAGGATCTTATTGTTACAGCAGGCGGTAAAAATATTGCACCTCAACCGATTGAGAATAAACTAAAAATGAATAAGTACATAGATGAAGCGGTTATGATAGGTGATAAAAGGCCATACTGTGTAGCACTAATAGTCCCGTCATTTGAAATGCTTGAAGATGCGGCAAAAAAAGAAGGCATCGCTTACAACGACAAAGAAGATTTGATCGGTAAACCACGCATAAACGAACTCATTTCTGCTGCAATCGAAGATGTAAATAAGGGACTCGCCAGATTCGAAACAATAAAGAAATTTATTTTGATTCCGCAGTTATTTTCACAGGAATCGGGGGAACTAACGCCAACCATTAAGGTCAAAAGAAGCGCTGTTGAGAAGAAATATAAGGACGTGATAGAAGAACTCTACAGAGCGTAA
- a CDS encoding ATP-binding cassette domain-containing protein yields the protein MDTGQDNINIIVVSNLVKKFGRFTAVDNISFNVKKSEIFAFLGPNGAGKSTTIKMLTTLLNPDGGDITINKSNAAVDKDSVRKSIGIVFQDPSLDDDLTATENMQFHAVCYKVPKGTRKQRIEELLRFVELWERRDDLVKTFSGGMKRRLEIARGLLHHPTILFLDEPTLGLDPQTRNHMWSYVKDINKKESMTVFLTTHYMEEAEKVADRIAIIDHGKIISIGTAEQLKKQTGSNSLEEAFLSLTGEKIREEEANGLDHMRTMRQMWGGGRKWV from the coding sequence ATGGACACGGGTCAGGATAATATAAACATAATTGTTGTTTCAAATCTGGTTAAAAAATTTGGTAGGTTCACCGCCGTTGATAATATCTCTTTCAATGTAAAAAAAAGTGAAATCTTTGCTTTCCTGGGTCCTAACGGGGCAGGCAAATCTACTACAATAAAGATGCTTACCACTTTACTCAATCCGGACGGCGGAGACATAACCATTAATAAAAGCAATGCCGCCGTTGATAAAGACAGTGTCAGAAAATCTATCGGTATAGTTTTTCAAGATCCGAGCCTGGATGATGATCTTACTGCTACGGAAAATATGCAGTTTCATGCTGTCTGTTACAAAGTTCCTAAGGGCACCAGAAAACAACGAATAGAGGAACTATTGCGGTTTGTAGAACTCTGGGAAAGAAGGGATGATCTTGTCAAAACCTTTTCCGGCGGAATGAAACGGAGATTGGAGATCGCACGTGGACTGCTGCATCACCCTACTATCCTTTTTTTGGATGAGCCTACACTGGGTCTTGATCCCCAGACAAGGAATCACATGTGGAGCTATGTGAAGGACATCAACAAGAAAGAGAGTATGACTGTCTTTTTAACCACTCATTATATGGAAGAAGCAGAAAAGGTTGCTGATCGTATTGCCATAATCGATCATGGTAAAATCATATCGATTGGCACTGCAGAGCAACTCAAGAAACAGACAGGTTCGAATTCACTTGAGGAGGCATTCCTAAGTCTGACAGGAGAGAAAATAAGAGAAGAAGAGGCGAACGGATTAGATCACATGAGGACAATGAGACAAATGTGGGGAGGAGGTAGGAAATGGGTGTAA
- a CDS encoding ABC transporter permease, with product MGVIYILWLRQLKKYFRSRSRIIGSLGQPLLFLLAFGFGFASIYKKAGEGNYIQFLAPGIILMSVLFTAIFSGIDMIWDRQFGFLKETMVAPVSRLKIMLGKAFGGATVASLQGLLVFILTLLIGFKPHNLFLLPAAALFVFLIALLFTALGITIASMLEDMQGFQLIINFLVMPIFFLSGALFPLQGAPRVIDIIASVDPLSYGVSGLRYALLSSGIGYGMITDLIVLVSLTAVLLWLGNYMFEKIQI from the coding sequence ATGGGTGTAATATATATTTTGTGGTTGAGGCAGCTTAAAAAATATTTCAGGTCAAGGTCAAGGATTATAGGTTCGCTTGGTCAGCCGCTGCTCTTTCTTTTGGCTTTCGGGTTTGGCTTCGCTTCAATCTACAAAAAAGCTGGAGAGGGTAACTATATCCAGTTTCTGGCTCCCGGAATAATCCTTATGAGCGTGCTCTTCACAGCCATTTTTTCAGGTATAGATATGATCTGGGACAGGCAGTTCGGTTTTTTAAAAGAGACAATGGTAGCACCGGTGTCGAGATTGAAAATCATGTTAGGTAAAGCCTTTGGCGGAGCTACAGTAGCCTCATTACAGGGATTGCTTGTTTTCATATTAACACTTCTTATAGGATTTAAACCCCACAATCTATTTTTGCTTCCCGCTGCCGCGCTATTTGTCTTTCTGATCGCTCTCCTGTTTACTGCCCTTGGTATAACTATAGCTTCCATGTTAGAGGATATGCAGGGTTTTCAACTGATCATAAACTTTCTGGTTATGCCGATCTTTTTTTTGTCGGGAGCTCTTTTCCCTCTTCAAGGTGCACCCAGAGTAATAGACATTATAGCGAGTGTTGATCCACTGAGCTATGGAGTAAGCGGTTTGAGATATGCGCTTCTATCTTCGGGAATTGGCTACGGTATGATAACCGATTTGATCGTACTTGTTTCTTTGACAGCAGTACTGTTGTGGTTAGGGAATTATATGTTTGAAAAAATACAGATCTAA